One Candidatus Methylomirabilota bacterium genomic window, CCGGGGAGGAGGGGATCGGCAAGACGACGCTGTGGGGGGCGGTCCTCTCCCGGGCCCAAGCGCGCGGATTCCGGGTGCTCTCGGCACGACCCGTGGAGTCAGAAGCGACGCTGGCCTTCGCCGCCGTGGCCGACCTGTTGCGAGACGGCTTCGACCAGGCCGTGGTCTCCCTACCGGCGCCGCAGCGGACGGCGCTGGAAGCGGCCCTGCTGCGAGGCGACCGCGAGGGGATCCCGGAGCCGAGGGCCGTCGCGTTCGGGTTCCACGGCAGCCTGCTTGCCTTGGCGCGGTCCGCTCCGTTGCTCGTCGGGGTGGATGACGTGCAGTGGCTGGACGCGCCCTCGGCCCGCGTGCTCGGGTTCGCGCTCCGGCGGCTGGAGCGCGTCCCGGTCGGGGTGGTGGTTGCCCTGCGAGCCGCTCCGGATGCGGAAGTCCCGAGCCCCCTCGGTCTGGACGGGAGCTGGCCGGAGGAGCGGATCTACCGTGTGCCGGTCCGCCCCCTCGGCCTGGAGGTGCTCCGACGGATCCTTCTCTCCAAGCTCGGGACGGGATTGCCCCACTGGGCGCTGGTGCAGCTCCACGAGGCCTCGGGTGGGAATCCGTTCCTCGCTCTGGAGCTGGCGCGAGCCCTCGTGCGACGCGGGGTCGATGTCCAGCCCGGGCAGGCACTCCAGATACCAGAACGACTGGCGGAGTTGTTGAGCGAACGGCTCGCCCTGCTGTCCAGGTCGGTCCGCGAGCTACTCCTTTTCGTCTCGGCCTCGCCGCAGCCGACGCTGACGTCGATCGCGCGGGCGCTTGGGGATCCGCCGGGGTTCGGCGACGACGTGCAGGCCGCGGTGCAGGCCGACGTGATCGAGATCTCGGGAGATCGCATCCGGTTCTCAAACCCGCTGCTCGGCACGGCCCTGTACTCGGGGTCGGCACCGGAGGAACGCCAGCGGGCGCATCGGCTGCTCGCCGAGGTGGCCTCCGACCGCGAGGAACGGGCCCGACACCTGGCCCTGGCGGCGGAGGGGCCGGACGAGCCGGTGGCGCAGTTGCTGGAAGACGCGGCCCAGCGGGCCCGGTCCCACGGGGCTCCGGACGCCGCCGCCCAGCTCGCCGAGCTCTCCAGGGCGCTGACGCCCGCCGAGCGGGTCGAGGCGCGCAACCGGCGGACGGCCCATGCCGGCCGCTACGCGTTCGAGTCGGCCCAGGTCGAGCGCGCCGAGGAGCTTCT contains:
- a CDS encoding AAA family ATPase — translated: GEEGIGKTTLWGAVLSRAQARGFRVLSARPVESEATLAFAAVADLLRDGFDQAVVSLPAPQRTALEAALLRGDREGIPEPRAVAFGFHGSLLALARSAPLLVGVDDVQWLDAPSARVLGFALRRLERVPVGVVVALRAAPDAEVPSPLGLDGSWPEERIYRVPVRPLGLEVLRRILLSKLGTGLPHWALVQLHEASGGNPFLALELARALVRRGVDVQPGQALQIPERLAELLSERLALLSRSVRELLLFVSASPQPTLTSIARALGDPPGFGDDVQAAVQADVIEISGDRIRFSNPLLGTALYSGSAPEERQRAHRLLAEVASDREERARHLALAAEGPDEPVAQLLEDAAQRARSHGAPDAAAQLAELSRALTPAERVEARNRRTAHAGRYAFESAQVERAEELLQEAAAASTGPMRAEALLYLSRVHYHRRDASSAAALAERALREAREDPSLQASINLELAVAAEVSGHHRSATARARRAVQLAERSGARTIIAESLAVLGFYEFLAGKGFPTDRLERATSLQGEGFPLRPLRSPPF